In Zhaonella formicivorans, one DNA window encodes the following:
- a CDS encoding zf-TFIIB domain-containing protein — protein MSKECPVCHSPLKETPKYGVLIDACLNCKGVWLDRGELEKVISLAREFGGANEVSNGHEYYEPNKHYHDESHYGRHRKKKKHGFLDLFEDLFD, from the coding sequence AGCAAAGAATGTCCGGTATGCCATTCTCCTTTAAAGGAAACCCCTAAATACGGTGTTTTGATTGATGCCTGCCTTAACTGCAAAGGTGTTTGGCTTGACAGGGGCGAACTGGAGAAAGTTATTTCCTTGGCCAGGGAATTCGGCGGCGCTAATGAAGTAAGTAACGGACATGAGTATTATGAACCAAACAAACATTACCACGATGAAAGTCATTATGGTCGTCACCGCAAGAAAAAGAAACATGGGTTTTTAGATTTGTTTGAAGACCTGTTTGACTGA
- a CDS encoding LiaF transmembrane domain-containing protein: protein MRQWRVGTFSMGILLIAVGIALLVAQIKQYAVVEAVTTWWPVIFILLGCEILAYIHFSKEEHPKIKYDFASILLVLFLTMFGLGFYALTATGFLPRVSQMVMSREYTVLFPEARLVVPAEVKKIRVDTPSAQLKLAVSSSRELVAYGDANIFAKNEVEAKKLSGEDFILLRTVGDTLYVELRDLPRKRDFNPGATGAEYRLILPADIPVEIAHDGFGSLEIAAEGIRSDWMVNTRSPVEIAASSQANLEVRAKTRSGEMLFGNVDWQISGQPRRDTEMPDTNDRPDRQQAVQASVKWGEGKYKLYVNSEDRITVNRLD from the coding sequence ATGCGGCAGTGGCGTGTGGGTACCTTTTCGATGGGCATACTTCTGATTGCCGTTGGCATAGCCCTTTTAGTGGCGCAAATAAAACAATATGCTGTTGTTGAGGCTGTAACAACCTGGTGGCCGGTAATTTTCATTCTCTTGGGTTGTGAAATCCTGGCCTACATTCATTTTTCCAAGGAAGAGCATCCGAAGATTAAATATGATTTTGCAAGCATACTGCTGGTTCTTTTTCTTACAATGTTCGGGCTGGGCTTTTATGCTTTAACTGCTACCGGATTTTTGCCCAGGGTAAGCCAAATGGTCATGTCCAGGGAATACACGGTTTTGTTTCCGGAAGCGCGGCTGGTGGTCCCGGCTGAAGTAAAAAAGATCCGTGTGGATACCCCTAGCGCGCAGCTAAAGTTAGCGGTTAGCAGTTCCCGGGAACTGGTAGCTTATGGGGATGCCAATATTTTTGCCAAAAATGAAGTGGAAGCTAAAAAACTATCAGGTGAAGATTTTATCCTGCTTAGGACCGTTGGAGATACGCTGTATGTGGAGTTAAGGGATCTGCCGAGGAAGAGGGATTTCAACCCCGGTGCCACCGGCGCAGAGTATAGGCTGATTTTGCCGGCAGATATCCCGGTGGAAATCGCGCATGATGGCTTTGGCAGCCTGGAGATTGCTGCGGAGGGGATTCGGTCCGACTGGATGGTAAATACCCGAAGCCCTGTGGAGATTGCCGCTTCCAGCCAAGCCAACCTGGAAGTACGGGCCAAAACCCGGTCCGGGGAAATGCTCTTTGGCAATGTAGACTGGCAAATCAGCGGACAGCCAAGGCGGGACACAGAGATGCCGGATACCAATGACCGGCCCGACCGGCAACAGGCGGTGCAAGCAAGTGTAAAATGGGGAGAAGGTAAATATAAACTGTATGTTAACAGCGAGGATAGAATAACCGTTAACCGGCTGGATTAG
- a CDS encoding RNA polymerase sigma factor, which translates to MNASIITGREGNEITDEQLIASVLAGDQAAFSGIVQRYGPYILAVILPIIQDQGEAEDVAQETLLQVYRSLAQYRHEGFKTWVARIAVNKAIDWKRKKARRRAEELIDYVGEIPERGEPIFEGPEESLLRKEKQRLVEKICRALPPIYRETLVAYYFQDKSYAEIARVQGTTVKTVESRLYRAKQLLKKQWQEGKL; encoded by the coding sequence TTGAATGCGTCTATAATAACGGGAAGGGAGGGGAACGAGATTACCGACGAGCAATTAATTGCTTCTGTTTTGGCAGGGGACCAGGCGGCTTTCAGCGGCATAGTCCAACGCTACGGCCCCTACATCCTGGCTGTGATTCTGCCCATAATCCAGGACCAAGGAGAGGCAGAAGATGTTGCGCAGGAAACGCTGCTGCAGGTCTACCGTTCCCTGGCCCAGTACCGGCACGAGGGCTTTAAAACCTGGGTTGCCAGAATCGCTGTCAATAAGGCCATAGACTGGAAGCGGAAAAAGGCGAGAAGACGGGCTGAGGAACTGATTGACTATGTTGGGGAGATACCTGAGAGAGGGGAGCCAATCTTTGAAGGGCCGGAGGAAAGCCTGCTGCGGAAAGAAAAGCAGCGGCTGGTGGAAAAGATATGCAGGGCGCTTCCTCCTATCTACCGGGAGACCCTTGTTGCGTATTATTTTCAAGACAAAAGCTACGCTGAAATAGCCAGGGTCCAAGGGACTACGGTTAAAACAGTGGAATCACGACTTTACCGGGCAAAACAGCTGCTGAAAAAGCAGTGGCAGGAGGGAAAGTTATGA